DNA from Mycolicibacterium alvei:
CGGCCCCGAGGATCGTTCCCGGCCGCAGGTAGGTGAACGGACCGACGGTCGCGCCCGCGCCGATCACGGCGAGCTGGCCGTGCGTGCGCACCACGGATGCGCCGTCACCGACCTCGACGTCGGTCAGCGTGGAATCCGGACCGATCTCGCAGCCGGCGCCGATCTCGGTGGTCCCCAGCAGCTGGGTGCCGGGGCGCACGACGGTGTCGCGGCCGATGGTGACGTCGACGTCGATCCACGTGGTGGCCGGGTCGACGATCGTCACACCGGCGCGTTGATGGCGGGCCACGATGCGGCGGTTGAGCTCGGCGCCGAGGTCGGCGAGTTGCACCCGGTCGTTGACGCCGGCAACCAGCGCACTGTCGTCGACGTGCATGGCCCGCACCGTCCGGCCGTCCTGGCGCACGATCGCGATGACATCGGTGAGGTAGAGCTCCTGCTGGGCGTTGTTCGAGCTCAGCCGGCTCAACGCCGAGCGCAGGTCGACGATGTCGAAGGCGTACACGCCGGCGTTGACCTCGCGGATGGCCCGTTGCGATTCGGTGGCGTCGGCCTGCTCGACGATGCCGATGACCTCGTTGTCCTGGGTGCGCAGGATGCGGCCGTAACCGGTGGGGTCGGGCACGGTGGTGGTGACGACGGTGACCGCGGCCGGTTGCGCGCTGTGGGATTCGATGAGCCCGGCCAGGGTGTCGGCGTCGAGCAGGGGGACGTCACCGGAGGTCACGACGACGGTGCCGGTGAACTCGTCGGGCAGTGCGCTCAGGCCGCAGGCCACGGCGTGGCCGGTGCCGAGCTGTTGATCCTGGATCGCGACGTCGATGGTGCGGCCCAGCTTGTCGGCCAGTTCGTCGATGGCGGGGGCGATGCGCTCACGGTCGTGGCCGAGGACGACCACCAGATGTCGGGCGGTGGCATTGGCCACGGTGTGCACGGCGTGGCTGAGCATGCTGCGGCCGGCCAGGGTGTGCAGCACCTTGGGGGTGTCCGAGCGCATCCGGGTTCCGGCGCCTGCCGCCAGTACGACGACTGCGGACTCGATCGGTGCGGTCATGTTCTCCTCTCCGGCGAGCGACCGGGTCTGTACGCCGACACGCCGTCCCTAGTGTCAAATTGCGGTCGCTCGCGGAAGTTTGAGCTCCGTCGCCAGGACTCGAACCTGAACTATCTGAACCAAAATCAGAGGTGCTGCCGATTACACCACGACGGAATGTCCGGGAGAGACTCTAGTCGAACGGTCTAGCCTGATATACGTGGCAGCACCCGAGAAGGAAGTGCGGGCCCCCCGGGCCCGGATGACCGGTAGCGAACGACGACAACAACTCATCGAGATCGCCAAGTCGCTGTTCGCCGAACGAGGCTACGAGGGGACCTCGATCGAGGAGATCGCCCAGCGCGCGAACGTCTCCAAACCCGTGGTCTACGAGCATTTCGGCGGTAAAGAAGGCCTCTACGCCGTTGTTGTCGACCGGGAGATGTCGGCCTTGCTGGACGGGATCACCTCGTCGCTGACCAACAACCGGTCCCGGGTGCGGGTCGAACGGGTGGCGCTGGCCCTGCTGACCTACGTCGAGGAACGCACCGACGGTTTCCGCATCCTGATCCGCGACTCGCCGGCGGCCATCACCTCGGGGACCTACGCCACGTTGCTCAACGATGCGGTCAATCAGGTGTCCTCCATCCTGGCCGGGGATTTCTCCCGCCGCGGACTCGACCCGGACCTGGCGCCGCTGTATGCCCAGGCGCTGGTCGGTTCGGTGTCGATGACCGCGCAGTGGTGGCTCGACGTGCGCGAGCCCAAGAAAGAAGTGGTGGCCGCGCACGTGGTCAACCTGGCCTGGAACGGGCTGACGCATCTCGAGTCCGATCCGGTCCTGCACGAGGAGTAGCCCGGGTAACTGCAACCTAAGGGTTGCAATATCGGGCAGTCATGTGCAACCCTCGGGTTGCAATAATTCGGCCGAGAGGAACGCGACATGACCACCGACTACGACCGCATCGAGCATGAGATCGCCATCGACGCGCCGGCGCAACGCGTCTGGGATCTGGTGAGCGAACCCGGTTGGTACATCAACGAGGAGCGGATCACCGAACACCGCATCGAACGTGACGGCGACGTCGCCATCGTCACCGACCCCACACACGGCAGGTTCGCCTTGCGAACCGTCACACTCGATGAGCCGCGCTATGCGGCCTTCCGGTGGCACATCGACGCCGACGACGTGGGCAGCTCATCCACCCTCGTCGAATTCTGGATCACCCCGGCGGCGACCGGCGTGGTGCTTCGTGTCGTCGAGAGTGGGTTCGCCTCGCTCGACGAGCCTGAGGCCGACCGCCGATCCCGGTTCGACGATCACAGTGGCGGCTGGCCGGTCGAGCTGGGCCTCGCCCGGAAGTATCTGGTGGGGGCCGCCGCCGATGCATGAGAATGCCTCGCCGGTACAGGTTTTCGCTGCGCTTGCCGACGACAGCCGCTGGCAGGTTCTCGTGGCACTCGGGCGTCGGCCCGCGTCCGCGTCGGCACTGGCCGACGAGCTGCCGATCAGCCGCCAGGCCATCGCCAAACATCTGAAAGTGCTCACCGAGGTCGGCCTGGTGGTCGCCACCCGGGCCGGGAGGGAGATCAAATACGAGGCGGTGGGAGCTCGGCTCAGCGAGCTGGCACGCCGACTCGACGGAATCGCGGCGGGTTGGGAACGTCGGCTTGCCCGGATCAAGGATGCTGCCGAGCGGGGCGGGCCAACGTAACTGACGGGTCTTCGCGCAAGCGCTCAATCCTGATCCCGCGAGAGCAGGTCGGCGGTCGTCTCACGACGTACCAACACTCGCGAAGCGCCGTCGCGCACCGCCACCACGGG
Protein-coding regions in this window:
- a CDS encoding SRPBCC domain-containing protein, which translates into the protein MTTDYDRIEHEIAIDAPAQRVWDLVSEPGWYINEERITEHRIERDGDVAIVTDPTHGRFALRTVTLDEPRYAAFRWHIDADDVGSSSTLVEFWITPAATGVVLRVVESGFASLDEPEADRRSRFDDHSGGWPVELGLARKYLVGAAADA
- the glmU gene encoding bifunctional UDP-N-acetylglucosamine diphosphorylase/glucosamine-1-phosphate N-acetyltransferase GlmU; this encodes MTAPIESAVVVLAAGAGTRMRSDTPKVLHTLAGRSMLSHAVHTVANATARHLVVVLGHDRERIAPAIDELADKLGRTIDVAIQDQQLGTGHAVACGLSALPDEFTGTVVVTSGDVPLLDADTLAGLIESHSAQPAAVTVVTTTVPDPTGYGRILRTQDNEVIGIVEQADATESQRAIREVNAGVYAFDIVDLRSALSRLSSNNAQQELYLTDVIAIVRQDGRTVRAMHVDDSALVAGVNDRVQLADLGAELNRRIVARHQRAGVTIVDPATTWIDVDVTIGRDTVVRPGTQLLGTTEIGAGCEIGPDSTLTDVEVGDGASVVRTHGQLAVIGAGATVGPFTYLRPGTILGAEAKLGAFVETKNSTIGTGTKVPHLTYVGDADIGDHSNIGASSVFVNYDGENKHRTTIGSHVRTGSDTMFIAPVSVGDGAYTGAGTVLRDDVPPGALAVSDNAQRTFEGWVERKRPGSAAAEAARKARGEGD
- a CDS encoding ArsR/SmtB family transcription factor; translated protein: MHENASPVQVFAALADDSRWQVLVALGRRPASASALADELPISRQAIAKHLKVLTEVGLVVATRAGREIKYEAVGARLSELARRLDGIAAGWERRLARIKDAAERGGPT
- a CDS encoding TetR/AcrR family transcriptional regulator, translated to MTGSERRQQLIEIAKSLFAERGYEGTSIEEIAQRANVSKPVVYEHFGGKEGLYAVVVDREMSALLDGITSSLTNNRSRVRVERVALALLTYVEERTDGFRILIRDSPAAITSGTYATLLNDAVNQVSSILAGDFSRRGLDPDLAPLYAQALVGSVSMTAQWWLDVREPKKEVVAAHVVNLAWNGLTHLESDPVLHEE